The genomic interval GTTGAAAAAGAGGGTTTAAGTTTTGGTGTTGATTCAGAAGCTGTTTATAGACTAACTAAAGAACTTAAAGAGAACTTGAAAACAGATAGAGAGTTGATCATTAAACTAACACCCAATGTAACTGATATCGTCGAGATAGCTCAGGCAGCAGAAGAGGGAGGTTGTGACTCTCTTGCCTTGATCAATACACTTATTGGGATGGCAATAGACTGGCAAACAGGTAACCCTTTTATTAAAAGGGGCTTTGGTGGATTAAGCGGTCCGGCTATTAAACCGGTTGCTGTCTATAATGTCTTCAAAGTTTCTCAGAACACTCAACTCCCAATTTTAGCCATGGGAGGAATAGCCACTTGGCAAGACGCTTTAGAGTTCTTTTATGCCGGAGCAAATGCTGTGGCTATAGGTACAGGAAACTTTATAAACCCTTTAAGTACTCTGGAAATTATTGACAGATTAGCTGAATTCCTTGAAAGTAAACAGTTGGATCTACAGTCTATCATTGGTAAAACAGGAAAACTACTTAACCAATAGAGATTATTTATAAAGGAGATAAAATGAACGTAAAGAGCAAGATAATGGATAAAGCAGCTATAGAGCGAGCTTTGAAAAGAATGGCACACGAGATTATTGAACAGAATAAAGGTTTGGAAAATCTGTATTTGATTGGCATTAGGACACGAGGAGTTCCTATAGCTCACCGATTATCAACATATCTAAAAGAGATAGAAAAAAGAGAGGTTCCGGTAGGAATTCTTGATATTACCCTCTACAGAGATGATTTAACGACAATTTCACATCAACCTGTGATTAAGAGTACACAGATTGACTTTGCTATAGAAAATGCCAATGTCATTCTCTGTGACGATGTGTTATTTACCGGTAGAACAGTCAGAGCAGCAATTGATGCTCTGCTTGACTTTGGCAGACCAAGTAATATTCAATTATGTGTTCTTATAGACCGTGGACATAGAGAACTACCGATCAAAGCAAATTATGTAGGTAAGAATGTACCTACCTCCAAAGATGAAATCATCAAAGTCAATTTCTCAGAAACAGACGAAGAAGAAACTGTTTACATAATAACTAAATAAGGACAAAGAATGAATTTCTGGGAAAAATATTATCATACTACAAAAACTAATCGATCCTATGTCTGTGTCGGTTTAGATTCTGATCTTAGTCTAATTCCAGAACATCTGATGAGAGAACAAAATCCCATTCTGGAGTTTAACAAACAGATCATTGCTGCTACCGTGGATCAGGTTGCAGCATACAAGCTCAATTATGCCTTCTATATTTCCCAAGGGCAAAAGGGTTTAGAAGCTTTGAAACAATCTATTGCCATTATACCTGATCATATTCCGGTTATAATAGACTGTAAGATCGGCGATATTGCTAATACGATGGTTCAGTACGGAAAAGCTTTTTTTGAGGAGCTGCAGGCGGATGCCATCACGGTTAATCCGTTAATGGGTGAAGATGTGATCACACCCCTATCTAACTACAAAGATAAAATGCTCTTCCTTTTAGCTCTTACCTCTAATCCTTCTGCAACCGACTTTCTCAAAAGGAACCAGTTATCGAAAAATATAGCTACTAAAATCGCTCAATGGGGTTCTGATCAGATAGGGGCAGTTGTAGGAGCAACCAATACAGATGAGCTATCAGAAATGCGTCAGCTCATGCCTAAAACACTGTTTCTTATCCCCGGAGTAGGAGCTCAGGGTGGTAATCTATCAGATGTAATGAAAAATGCACTCTCTAGTAAAGAAGATCCGCGCATATTGATCAATTCTTCCCGGGGAATAATTTTTAAAGAGAGGGGCAAAGATTTTGCTAAGATCGCTTCTATAGAAACAGAGAATCTAAGAAGAGCAATAAACGAATATATTTAAGTAAACACCAATCACCACATTAGAGATGCCTTATTTAGGGATGTAGAGTGAAGAAGTATTTCTTTATCATACCATTACTTTTTTTAGTTTTATTCTTCTATATACCCCTAATAACTATACTCAAGGAATCCTTTTTTATTGATCAAAGACTGAGTTTAGCTAATTTTATTGAACTGATAGGAAGTTATTATCATCGTTATGTTATCTTCTTCACTATCAAACAAGCGTTTATAAGCTTAATCTTCACACTTCTGCTGGGAATTCCTGCTGCGTATATCTTTACCTATTATTCCTTTCCCGGAAAGAATATCATCAGACCCCTTTTTCTGATCCCCTTTGTTCTCCCCAGCATTATAGTGGCATTGGGATTTATCCTGTTATATGGACAGAACGGCTATTTGAACCGCTTTCTGGGGACCTTTAACTTCAATATTCGAATCCTCTATCGGTTAGAAGCTATTATCCTGGCGCATAGCTTTTATAATTTCCCGATCGTATTGAAATTCGTTAGTGATGCTTGGCAAAGAGTTAATAAAAATTATACTGCAGCAGCACAAACCCTCGGTGCTAATAAACTTAGAATATTTTTCAGAATCACGCTCCCCTCTCTCTTACCTTCTATAATAAATGCTTCAGTACTTGTCTTTATCTATTGCTTTATGAGTTTTGGAATTGTGCTTGTTCTCGGAAGTGTCCGATACACTACTGTTGAGGTTAACATCTACATATTGATCTATCATCTTATTCGTTTCCCTCTTGGAATGGCTTTAGGGTCTATCCAATTACTCTTTTCGCTTATATTTCTCTTGTTGGCTATAAAAAGTAACCAATACTATATCAAACACCTAAACCTATTGAATGTGATATCAAATGATGAGGGACAGATTTGTTTATTCAGTTTTAAGCAAGTTGATTTTAAAAAACTATTAGGCAAATTATTAAGTATATTGTACCTGCTGCTGCTGATAGTTGTTATTATCGGTCCAATGATAGCTATTGTTGCTTTCGGCATTTCGGCTAATTTAGAAGTGGTAACAAATTTCTCCAATAAATTAAGAAGCATCTTTGAGTATCAGCAGATTATCGGTTCTTCTGTTGCTACTGCTATTATTAACTCTGTCATCCTTGCTTTTTCAACAGCATTATTCTCTTTGATACTCTCTCTTATAATGACTCATGGGATAATATGTCTGGAAAGAAATCCTAAAACCAGTAAATTCTCAGGGATTTTAGAATTTTTTACTATCATTCCCCTTGTTGTTTCACCGGTTACCTTTACTCTCGGTTATTTGAGGATCATACATTTTGGGGATTTGAATGTTAACCGTTTACTCTTGTTGATATCTGCTCATACAATTATCACCCTACCTTTTGCAACTCGAATAATTGTTCAGGTTGTAAGAAATATCCCTGATAGTCAGTTTAGAGCAGCTAAAAGTCTTGGTGCTAACACTTTTAAGACACTTTTTTCAGTAGTTATTCCACAAATCAGAAGAGGGCTATTTTTAGCTCTCTCTTTTGCATTTGCTATCTCTTTAGGAGAATTGGGAGCAGTGATGATGTTGGGAAGAAATTACGTTACTATCCCAATGGCTATTTATCGCTTCATTGGTGCCCGTAGATTAATTCCGGCAGTCAATATGGGTATTTTACTGCTACTTGTTACATTTCTATTTTTCTTTCTTATCGAGAAGTTGTCGAATACTAGAAAAGAGAAATCAATTCAATAAGAAAATCGGCGATTTATTGTTACTTTGTTCCGCCTAAATAATCAATAGTTCTGGTAACTGTTTCAAGGCAAGTGTCTATTTCATTCCTTATATCACGAGTTCCGAATCTCAAGACACTCCACCCATGACTCGTTAATTTATTGTTTCTCTTTCTGTCCTTTGTTAGCGATTCAGGCATGTTATGAAAGGTTTCGCCATCACACTCAACGTCAATATCACCTTTATTGCAAAAAATTCCAAAATCAAGACAATATATGCTATTATCAATATAAACATAGATCTGTCTTTCTGGTCTAATTTTTCTCATTTTTAAGCCAGAATACATAACATCCTCTAACGGACTGGTATCGTACAAATCATTAATCTCTTCAGCTGAAAACAGTCTTTCTAAACTGGTAGGAATATGTACTATAAACCTCCATCTCTTACTCGGTATTGGTTTTGGTAGCTCAAGTAATTTATCCAGTTTAAATTTGTAGTAATGCTGCTGAACTCTCTTGTGCTGAGGTTCATTTGGAAACAAATCACCTCTTTTAACCAATTCAATATCTAGTACTTTAGCATAGTAAATGACTTTATATCTTAATTCCTTTTTAAATATTGAAGGTAAGTAAAAAGCTATATATTGGTATCTATGAACATTTTTGGGAGCAGATTTCTGAGGTATATGATACCATTGTTCATTTTTAACTATATCCCAAATTTGCTTTCTAGGAACAATCCCAACAACAGCCGGTGTTTTACTGGTTTGCTCCAATATCATTTTTTACATCCTAAAAGTTTGTTTTTGTTTCCCTATGTTTAACTTATCAAGTTAGCTTAAAGCTAGTTTCTAAAACATTCTTCGTTACTAAAAGAGAATAGTCAACAACTAATTTTCATATTCTCACTATCCTTACGATTAATCTATCCTTCTTCACTTATCATATTGACAAAAAGTTAGCTATACTGAGTATCTATTCTAATCATGAAAGGGAGTTAGATCTAAAATGGATCAAGTAATAGTATTTGCTACTCTTGGAGCGGCTTTGGTCTTATTTGTCTGGGGTAAGATCCGCTACGATTTTGTTGCTTTGATAGCTCTATTCATAGTAACTATCTTTCGCATTATACCCACAGAAGAAGCTTTCAGTGGTTTTGGTCATCCCGCTGTTATCACGGTAGCTGCTGTAATGGTGATCAGCAAAGGTCTGCAAAATTCAGGATTGATCGATCTAATCGGTAGATGGACTATGAAGCTGGGGAAAAGTATCATTTTGCAGGTCTTTGCTCTATCTATTGTTGTGGCAGTAGCTTCTGCTTTCATGAACAATGTTGGAGCTTTAGCGATCATGATGCCGGTAGCTATTCATTTGGCTCGTAAAAGTGGTAATCCACCCTCTTATTTACTGATGCCTATTGCTTTTGCTTCACTTTTAGGTGGTATGATGACAATGATAGGTACCCCTCCCAATATCATTATTGCAACTTTTAGGCAGGATGTAACAGGCACACCCTTTAGATTATTTGATTTTACCCCTGTCGGATTACCTCTTGTTGTTTCCGGTATAGTAATCATATCACTGCTTGGTTGGCGTCTCTTACCTAAAAGAAAGGGACAAGATTCACAAGAGGATTCGTTTCATATTGATGACTATATAACCGAAGTGAGAGTAACCAAAGAGTCTAAGATTCGAGGCAAAACTATAGCTGATATTCACGATATGAAAGATATCGAAATCACTATCTTAGGTTTAATTCGTCGTAAGCAAAGAATTCATGCCCCTGATAATTCGGAAGTATTAAAACTTAACGATATCATAATTTTGGAAGCAGATTCTGATAGTATTAGAACTTTTGTTGATATAAGTGGAGTCAAGTTAATGGGCGGGAAACAATTCCGTAAAGATGCTCTTGGCTCGAAAGATATAGCTATCAGAGAAGCTATTGTCATGAATGATTCTAAATTAGCCGGCAAAACAGCAGCGAGTTTGAATATGCGATCTAAATATGGGATCAATCTTCTTGCTGTAGCGAGAAATAATAAAAGACTCCGAAATCGATTGGATCATATAAAATTTCGCCCTGGTGATGTGCTACTTCTACAAGGAAGGAATCACAATTTAAGTGACACTATAAATAACATCGGCTGCTTACCCCTTGCTGAAAGGGGACTGAGAATTGGATATCAGAAAAAAATCCCTCTTACTTTAGGAATCTTCGGTTTGGGAATTTTAGCTGTCGTTACCGGAATACTTCCCGTTCAGATCGCTTTTACTTTAGCAGCTCTTCTCATTGTACTAACTAAAGTAGTCTCTTTCAGGGAGGTCTATGATGATATTGACTGGTCTATCATAATATTATTAGGAGCAATGATTCCTGTTGGCATTGCTTTACAACTCTCTGGTGGAGCTGATCTGATAGCTGATCAAATACTACTCATCAGTTCAGGACTACCTATTTGGTTTGTTTTGACATTGCTTATGATCGTTACTATGTTATTATCTGATATTATTAACAATGCGGCAACAGCAGTATTAATGGCACCTATTGCCATTAACATCGCACAGGGTTTTAATGTTTCTCTTGATCCTTTCTTGATGGTGATTGCAGTTGGTGCTTCCTCGGCTTTTCTCACACCGATAGGGCATCAATCTAATACTTTAGTTATGGGACCCGGAGGTTATAAGTTTAGCGATTACTGGAAATTAGGTCTCCCCTTAGAGATATTGATCGTTATAATTAGCATCCCTCTAATTCTTAATATATGGCCTTTGTGAGATATGTAATAATTTATTAACGTAATCTATCAAGT from Candidatus Cloacimonadota bacterium carries:
- a CDS encoding endonuclease domain-containing protein: MILEQTSKTPAVVGIVPRKQIWDIVKNEQWYHIPQKSAPKNVHRYQYIAFYLPSIFKKELRYKVIYYAKVLDIELVKRGDLFPNEPQHKRVQQHYYKFKLDKLLELPKPIPSKRWRFIVHIPTSLERLFSAEEINDLYDTSPLEDVMYSGLKMRKIRPERQIYVYIDNSIYCLDFGIFCNKGDIDVECDGETFHNMPESLTKDRKRNNKLTSHGWSVLRFGTRDIRNEIDTCLETVTRTIDYLGGTK
- a CDS encoding dihydroorotate dehydrogenase; the protein is MNRLKTQLAKIKMKNPVTVASGTFGIEFAELFDLTCLGVVVTKTITLEPKAGNHPPRLYETPSGLLNSIGLQNPGVEIFIKESLPDYRKILEDNPDNPTPLVVSFSGATIREFINVLQRLEEVSGIAGYEVNVSCPNVEKEGLSFGVDSEAVYRLTKELKENLKTDRELIIKLTPNVTDIVEIAQAAEEGGCDSLALINTLIGMAIDWQTGNPFIKRGFGGLSGPAIKPVAVYNVFKVSQNTQLPILAMGGIATWQDALEFFYAGANAVAIGTGNFINPLSTLEIIDRLAEFLESKQLDLQSIIGKTGKLLNQ
- a CDS encoding anion permease, whose protein sequence is MDQVIVFATLGAALVLFVWGKIRYDFVALIALFIVTIFRIIPTEEAFSGFGHPAVITVAAVMVISKGLQNSGLIDLIGRWTMKLGKSIILQVFALSIVVAVASAFMNNVGALAIMMPVAIHLARKSGNPPSYLLMPIAFASLLGGMMTMIGTPPNIIIATFRQDVTGTPFRLFDFTPVGLPLVVSGIVIISLLGWRLLPKRKGQDSQEDSFHIDDYITEVRVTKESKIRGKTIADIHDMKDIEITILGLIRRKQRIHAPDNSEVLKLNDIIILEADSDSIRTFVDISGVKLMGGKQFRKDALGSKDIAIREAIVMNDSKLAGKTAASLNMRSKYGINLLAVARNNKRLRNRLDHIKFRPGDVLLLQGRNHNLSDTINNIGCLPLAERGLRIGYQKKIPLTLGIFGLGILAVVTGILPVQIAFTLAALLIVLTKVVSFREVYDDIDWSIIILLGAMIPVGIALQLSGGADLIADQILLISSGLPIWFVLTLLMIVTMLLSDIINNAATAVLMAPIAINIAQGFNVSLDPFLMVIAVGASSAFLTPIGHQSNTLVMGPGGYKFSDYWKLGLPLEILIVIISIPLILNIWPL
- a CDS encoding iron ABC transporter permease, which codes for MKKYFFIIPLLFLVLFFYIPLITILKESFFIDQRLSLANFIELIGSYYHRYVIFFTIKQAFISLIFTLLLGIPAAYIFTYYSFPGKNIIRPLFLIPFVLPSIIVALGFILLYGQNGYLNRFLGTFNFNIRILYRLEAIILAHSFYNFPIVLKFVSDAWQRVNKNYTAAAQTLGANKLRIFFRITLPSLLPSIINASVLVFIYCFMSFGIVLVLGSVRYTTVEVNIYILIYHLIRFPLGMALGSIQLLFSLIFLLLAIKSNQYYIKHLNLLNVISNDEGQICLFSFKQVDFKKLLGKLLSILYLLLLIVVIIGPMIAIVAFGISANLEVVTNFSNKLRSIFEYQQIIGSSVATAIINSVILAFSTALFSLILSLIMTHGIICLERNPKTSKFSGILEFFTIIPLVVSPVTFTLGYLRIIHFGDLNVNRLLLLISAHTIITLPFATRIIVQVVRNIPDSQFRAAKSLGANTFKTLFSVVIPQIRRGLFLALSFAFAISLGELGAVMMLGRNYVTIPMAIYRFIGARRLIPAVNMGILLLLVTFLFFFLIEKLSNTRKEKSIQ
- the pyrR gene encoding bifunctional pyr operon transcriptional regulator/uracil phosphoribosyltransferase PyrR, whose translation is MNVKSKIMDKAAIERALKRMAHEIIEQNKGLENLYLIGIRTRGVPIAHRLSTYLKEIEKREVPVGILDITLYRDDLTTISHQPVIKSTQIDFAIENANVILCDDVLFTGRTVRAAIDALLDFGRPSNIQLCVLIDRGHRELPIKANYVGKNVPTSKDEIIKVNFSETDEEETVYIITK
- the pyrF gene encoding orotidine-5'-phosphate decarboxylase; translated protein: MNFWEKYYHTTKTNRSYVCVGLDSDLSLIPEHLMREQNPILEFNKQIIAATVDQVAAYKLNYAFYISQGQKGLEALKQSIAIIPDHIPVIIDCKIGDIANTMVQYGKAFFEELQADAITVNPLMGEDVITPLSNYKDKMLFLLALTSNPSATDFLKRNQLSKNIATKIAQWGSDQIGAVVGATNTDELSEMRQLMPKTLFLIPGVGAQGGNLSDVMKNALSSKEDPRILINSSRGIIFKERGKDFAKIASIETENLRRAINEYI